The genomic region GCTCGTGCCGGGCGACGTCGGGGACCATGCTCGAGCCGACCACCGAGACGGCGGCGCGGTGGCGCGCCGACTCCGGCCCCGAGACGTCCACGGGGCGGCGCCGCGCCGGATCGGCCGCCAGCGGCAGGTGCTCCACGTGCGGGAAGCCGGCGGCGCGGTACTCGGCGACCGCGCCGCGGCGGTAGGTGAAGATGAACGACCGGCCCGGCTCGCCGCAGGGTTGGAGGTCGCTCGTGGCCGGGTCGATCTCCCAGCAGACGAGCGTCACGCCGTGGGCCGCGCAGAACTCGGCCAGCCCGTCCACGTAGTTCACGGCCGCGAGCAGCGCCGGGCGGAGCCGTCCGAGCGACCGGGAGAGCTCCTCGCGCGAGAGCCGCCCGAGGTCGAGCGTGAAGGGGGCGAGCCCGGCGCGCTCCAGGCCGGCGGCGAGGTCCTGCACGAAGAGCCCGCCGCTCGCGAGCGCCGCGACCGGCCGGTCGTGGCGCCCCTCCAGCAGGCGTCGCTCGACCCCGTACACCTGCCCGAGCAGCGGGTGGAGCACGAGCCCCCCGCGCAGCCCCCGCCGGCGCTCCTCGACCAGATCCGAGCCGAGCAGGAGCCGGAGCGTCCCCGCCCGCAGGGCCCCGGAGAGATCGTGACGCGAGAGCGCCAGCCGCATTAGCCACGGGTCGCGCTCCCAGGCGACCACGAGCCGCCCCCCGGCGAGGAGCGCGGCGGCGAGCTCCCCGAGCCCGAGCCCGAAGAGGAAGGCCTCGTCGCCAGCCTGCCGCGCGAGCCCGGCGGCGGCCTCCGGCCCGACGCGGAGCGGGAAGCGCTGCATGCCGAGGACGTACTCCGGACCCTCGGCCCCCTCGACCACGTGGTCGCTGCCGGCCGGCCAGGAGAGGCGGACCACCAGCTCCGGGTCGCGCTCCGCCAGCGCGAGCAGGTTCTTCTCGAGCGTCAACGCCGGTCCTTCTCCCGGGCGGCGCGCTTCTTCCCGGCGGCGACCAGCTGCCGCACCTTCGCGCCGCCCTTCTTGCCGCCGCGCGGCCCGCCCTTCTTCCCGCCTTCCCGGCCGATCTCGGCGTAGTACCCCTCGCCGCGCGTCGCGCGGGTCCGCTCGCCGCCCCGCCGCCCCGCCTCGCGGACGGTGAGCGCGGCGTCGTCGCCTCCCCGCTGCGCCGCCAGCCAGCGCTCGACGAAGGCGGCCAGCCCGGCGACGTCGTCCGGGCCGAAGCAGGGGAGCGCGCGCGGCGGCGGCTCGTCGGTGACCAGGGCCACCACGCCGCGGTCGCGCTCGCAGAGGAAGGCGCGGCTCACGGCGCGCCGGTGCACCTCGACCCGCGGCATGGGCTCGGACTTGAAGCCCTCGGCCAGGACGAGGTCGGCCGGCGGGAGCAGGGCCCCGAGCGCGCGCGCGCCCTGGATGGGCGGCCCGAAGTAGGCCACGCCGGACGGGCCGGAGATGGCCGCGGCGATCGCCCCGGCGCGGCGCAGCACCTCCGTGTCCTTGCCGGGCGCGTCGAACTCGTGCGGGTGACCGGTGTGCTTGAGCACCGCCACGGTGAGGCCGCGCCGGGAGAGCTCCGGCAGGAGCAGCGAGAGGATCCGGGTCTTGCCGGCGCCGCTCGGGCCGCTGAAGCCGAGGAGCGGGGTCACCGGCCCTCCTCGAGCAGCCAGGTCTCGACCGGCGTCCCCTCGGCCAGCTCCCCGGCCTCGGACGGCGCCACCACGAGCGCGTCGGCCAGGGCGGGCCCGCGGATCTGCGCGGCGTCGCGGCCGATGGGCCGGACCCGCCCGTCGTCGTCGAGCCGCGCCCAGATCAGGCGCGCGCGCCCGGGCTTGCCGCGGAGCGGCGCCGCGAGGCGGAGCTCCAGCCGGCGGCGGAAGGGGCGCGCCGCGCCCGCGAGCCGCAGGAGCGCCGGGCGGACGAAGACCTCGAAGGCGACGAGGCAGGCGGAGGGGCTGCCCGGGAGACCGAACACCGGCTTGCCGCCGGACAGCGCGAAGAGGAACGGCTTGCCGGGCTTCATCGGGACCCCGTGGACGCGCACCTCGGCCCCGAGCCGCTCGAGCGCCGCGCGCACGTGGTCCCGGGCCCCCACCGAGACCCCGCCGACGGTGAGCACCGCGTCCGCCGCGGCGAGCGCGCCCCGCAGCTCGCCGGTCAGCGCGTCGAGGTCGTCGGGCACGCGCCGGAGCTCCACCTCGGCCCCGAGCGCCGCCAGGGCGGCCTCGAGCACCGGGCCGTTCGAGTCGGGGGTCCGGCCGCGCACCACCTCGTCGCCGGTGGCGAGCACGACCGCCCGCGGCCGGCGCACCGCCACCACCTCCTGCACCCCGACCGCGACGCACAGCCCGAGCTGCCGCGGACCGAGGCGCGCGCCGGCCTCGAGCGCGAGCCCGCCCGCCGGCACGTCCTCGCCCTGGGGACGCACGTGCTCGCCCTCGCGGACCGGCGCGCGGAAGCTCACCCATGCGCCCTCCTCGCGCGCCGCCTCCTCGCGGACCACCGCGTCGGCCCCCGGCGGCAGCGGCGCGCCGGTGTAGATGCGGGCCGCCTGCCCCGGCCCGAGGGGCGCGCCGGGGAGATCGCCCGCGAAGATGGCGCGGACCACCTGCAGCCGCGCCGGGCCGGTGACGTCCGCGGCGCGGACCGCGAAGCCGTCCATGGCGGAGCAGGTGAGGGGCGGCGCGGGCCGGAGGGCGTGAACCGGCTCGGCCAGCCGGCGGCCGGACGCGAGCGAGAGCCGCACGCGCTCTGGGGCGAGCGGCGCCACGGCCTGCACCACCGCGTCCTGATACCGACCGAGCTTGTCCATCCCGCCGATACTCTCCCGTCGCGCCCCTACCCATCCAGCCCGAACTCCGCCGTCCTCCGGACCCGCGCTGAAAACTTTGCGCACGGTGGACCTTGATCCCGGTCCAGGCGCAAGCTCTGCATCAAAATGCTCGTAAATTCCGGGCCTGGGTTGTGCAAACAGACCGCGATCAAGATTTCGTTCGAGCGCGGCCCGGGAGGACCCCTTGCTTTCCATCTCACCCGTCAACGACTGCAACGCCTGCTCGCTGGGCATCGCCTCGGCCGGCCGCTGCAAGCTCTCCCCCACCACCCGCGAAGCCGGCGCCACGCTCTGCGCCCAGGGCGAGCGGCCCCGGACCGTCTACTTCATCAAGGAGGGGTTCGTGAGCCTCTCCGCCGTGAGCCCCAAGGGCGCCGAGCTCCAGCTCACCCTGCGCGGCCCGACGGCGCTCCTCTGCACCGAGGCGCTCCACGGCGAGCCCTCCCCGTGCGAGGTGCGCGCCCTCTCCCGGGTGAAGCTCTGCGGCATCTCCGGGGACGCGATGAGCACCTGGGTCGGCCCCGAGCGGAGCCCGGCGCGCGTGGTCCTCGACCTGCTCCTGTCCGAGTCCCGCCAGCAGCGGGACGAGGTGAACTTCCGCCAGGGGGACTGCCTCTCCCGGGTGGCCCGGTTCGCGCTCGCCCACGCCCGCTTCCTGGCCGACCGGCCCAACGCGGTCCGCAAGCAGGTGGTGGCGCGCCTGCTGGGGATGCGCCCCGAGACCCTGTCGCGCTGCCTCACTCGCCTCGAGAAGGACGGCGTGGTAGACGCCTCGCGAGGCGTGCGGGTGCTCGACGCCCGGCGGCTCGCCGCCATCGCGATGGAAGATGTGGCCGCCTGACGCTGTTCCGTCTAGAGAACCCACTTGAGGTGAATCCATGTTCGGTCTGAGAATGCCGGAGCTGCTCATCATCCTGGGCGTCGTCGTCGTGCTGTTCGGCGGCAGCAAGCTGCCCGAGCTGGGGAAGGGGCTCGGCGAGGGGATGAAGAGCTTCCGGAAGGCGATGAAGGAAGCGCGCGCGGACGACGACGAGGAGCCGGCCACCAAGTCGCAGAAGGCCAGCTAGCTCGGCCCGAGCGGCGCTCCACCGCCGGAGACGAGGACGCCCGCGGCGCGCTGCGCTCGCGGGCGTTCTTGCGTCCGGGGCCGGGAGCGAGCCGCGCGCGACGGCAGCGGCGCCCGCGAGGACGGCTCGCGAGCGCGCTCCCCGGCCTCGGGCGCGGCTAGCGTCCCTGCAGGTTGCCCGCGCTCGGCAGGAGCGCGCCGTCCTGCTGCACCAGCCAGCGCAGCACCTCGAGCGAACCGAGGAGGCCGACGACCTTCCCCTCCCCGTCCACCACCGGCAGCTGGTGCACGCCGTTCGCCGCCATCAGCGACGCGGCCTCGGAGACGGGCGCGCCCTCGGGCACGGTGAGCGCGGCGTGCGTCATGCCGTCGAAGACGGTGGCGTCGCCGGCGCCCGGCCGGAGCAGGTCGGTCTTGGAGACGATGCCGAGGGGCCGGCCCTCGGCGTCCACCACCGGGAGCGCGTCGAGGTCGCGCTCCAGCAGCAGCGGCGCCACCTCGGCGAGCGGCAGATCGCTCCGCACGGCGACCACGCCCCGGGCGCAGAGCGCGCCGACCGCGGTCCGGTCGGCGGCCGAGGGCTCCGGATCGGCCGCGTCGCGCGCCGCCGGGCGGAGGTCGGGGCCGGCGCCGTGGCAGTCCACGAAGCGGTCCGCGCCCGCCGGGGCGCCGGTGATCCCGCCGCTCCGGTCGCAGGAGAGGCAGAGGTCGAGCGCCATCGACTGCCGGCGGTCGGGGCAGCGCACGCTCGACACGGTGGTCCAGCGCCCTCCGGCCGACAGGATCTGGAGCGCGTGGATCTCGAGGGCGCGAGCGCGAAGGTGCGGCTGGGACGAGGCGGTCATCGGGTGTCCTCCGGGGCGGAACGTCATTCAGGAGCCGTGCCGGTTCGGGCCGGGGCGAATCTGGGCAAGATCCGGATATTCAACGGTTTTGGGGCGCGAATTCTGCGCTCGCGCCCGGCGGCGCGGCACCTTCTGCACCGGGTAGCCCCTCGGCGAGCGCTTTACGGCGGGCATCCCCCTTGAAAGGATCAGGAAAGGAGGTTCGCCATGAAGCGCATCCTGGTGGGGGTGGACGGGTCCGAGGCTTCGGCGAAGGCGGCCCGGCTGGCGGCCGACATCGCGGTCCGGTTCGGAGCCCGGCTCACGCTGGTCTACGTGGTCCCGCGGATGCTCCTGCCGCCCGACGCCTACGGGCTCACCATCGCGGAGGTGGAGAAGGAGCACCGCGCCTACGCGGAGAAGCTGCTCGGCGACGCGGTGGTGAAGCTCGACGAGCCCGGGCTCGACGTGGACTCGCTCGTCATGTACGGCGCGCCCGCCGAGTCCCTCGCCGAGGCCGCGGTGGCGCCGGACGTGGACCTGGTCGTCGTGGGCAGCCGGGGCCGCGGAGCGGTCGCCCGCATGTTCCTCGGCAGCGTCTGCGATCGGATGGTCCACATCAGCCCGAAGCCGGTGCTGGTGAGTCATTAGTAACGGGGGCTGCGCCCCCGCCCCGCCGAGCGAAGCTCGCCGGGGCCCCACCCCTGCTCGCCGGGGCCCTTACGCCCTCGCGCCTGGGCGCGCGGGCTCGCCCGGCTGGAGGGGCGTTGCCCCTCCCCAGCTGCGCTGGGGCCCCTCCCCGGTCGCAGAGCGAGGTTCGCCTGCGCTCGTGCTCCTCTCCTGCCGCATCGTTCGTCGCGGGCGGGCGCCCGCTTGCTCCGATTGATTCCAGTCAAGCACCCGGATAGAACCGGAGTGCATGGACGAGACCCTGTTCGGGGAGCTCAAGCGCTACGTCGAGTGGGGCCCGGACGACGAGGAGGCCCTGCGCCGGCTGCACGCCGTGGCCGTGCCCGAGTTCGGCCGGATCTCGGAGGTCTTCTACGACCGCATCCTCTCGCACGCGGGCGCGCGCCAGTCGCTGACCGGCGGCGAGTCGCAGGTCGGCCACCTCAAGATCACCTTGCAGGCCTGGCTCGATCGGCTGCTCGCCGGCCCCTGGGACGAGGCCTACTTCGAGCTCCGCTGCCGGATCGGGCGCTACCACGTCCACATCGCCCTGCCCCAGCACTACATGTTCGGCGCCATGAACGTCATCCGGCGCGAGCTCAACGACGTCATCGACCGGCGCTACCTGCACGACCCGCCCTCGCTCGCGGCGGCCCGGCAGGCCGCCGGCAAGGTGCTCGATCTCGAGCTCGCGATCATGCTCCACACCTACCGCGAGGACCTCCTCGCCCAGGCGGCGCGGGCGGAGCGGCTCAGCACCTTCGGCCAGCTCGTCGGCTCGATCGGCCACGACCTGCGCAACCCGCTCGGCGTCATCGAGACCTCGCTCTACATCCTCCGCGGGCGGATGGGCGAGGACGAGCGGGCGAAGAAGCACCTCGACCGGATCGGCGACCAGCTCGGCGTCGCGAACGGCATCATCGGCAACCTGCTCGACATGATCCGCAACCGGCCGCTGGCGCGGGCCCGCGTCGCGCTCGAGCCGGTGCTCCGCGCGGCCGAGGAGTCGGTGAAGCGGCCGCCCGGGGTGGAGGTGCGGCTCGACGGGCTCGAGGGGCTTCCGGACGCGCTCGGGGACGCCCTCCAGCTCCGGCAGGTGTTCGTGAACCTGCTCGACAACGCGGTCCAGGCGGCGGCGCCGGCGGGGAGCGTGCGGGTGGAGGCGCGCGCCGCGGACGGCGCGGTCGAGGTGGCGGTCGAGGACAGCGGGCCGGGGGTGGACCCGAACGTCCGCCGCCGCCTCTTCGAGCCGCTCATCACCACCCGCGAGAAG from Anaeromyxobacter paludicola harbors:
- a CDS encoding CBS domain-containing protein, whose protein sequence is MTASSQPHLRARALEIHALQILSAGGRWTTVSSVRCPDRRQSMALDLCLSCDRSGGITGAPAGADRFVDCHGAGPDLRPAARDAADPEPSAADRTAVGALCARGVVAVRSDLPLAEVAPLLLERDLDALPVVDAEGRPLGIVSKTDLLRPGAGDATVFDGMTHAALTVPEGAPVSEAASLMAANGVHQLPVVDGEGKVVGLLGSLEVLRWLVQQDGALLPSAGNLQGR
- a CDS encoding molybdopterin molybdotransferase MoeA, which produces MDKLGRYQDAVVQAVAPLAPERVRLSLASGRRLAEPVHALRPAPPLTCSAMDGFAVRAADVTGPARLQVVRAIFAGDLPGAPLGPGQAARIYTGAPLPPGADAVVREEAAREEGAWVSFRAPVREGEHVRPQGEDVPAGGLALEAGARLGPRQLGLCVAVGVQEVVAVRRPRAVVLATGDEVVRGRTPDSNGPVLEAALAALGAEVELRRVPDDLDALTGELRGALAAADAVLTVGGVSVGARDHVRAALERLGAEVRVHGVPMKPGKPFLFALSGGKPVFGLPGSPSACLVAFEVFVRPALLRLAGAARPFRRRLELRLAAPLRGKPGRARLIWARLDDDGRVRPIGRDAAQIRGPALADALVVAPSEAGELAEGTPVETWLLEEGR
- a CDS encoding glycosyltransferase family protein; its protein translation is MTLEKNLLALAERDPELVVRLSWPAGSDHVVEGAEGPEYVLGMQRFPLRVGPEAAAGLARQAGDEAFLFGLGLGELAAALLAGGRLVVAWERDPWLMRLALSRHDLSGALRAGTLRLLLGSDLVEERRRGLRGGLVLHPLLGQVYGVERRLLEGRHDRPVAALASGGLFVQDLAAGLERAGLAPFTLDLGRLSREELSRSLGRLRPALLAAVNYVDGLAEFCAAHGVTLVCWEIDPATSDLQPCGEPGRSFIFTYRRGAVAEYRAAGFPHVEHLPLAADPARRRPVDVSGPESARHRAAVSVVGSSMVPDVARHERAFLEAWEAAHGPGARGTGLAALSWVLEAQSRDLSAHRVPALLAGRWPALAAAHPEAVRAASEIAAALKRLAAVRRLARFAPRVWGDEGWREAEGGGVAYMGPAGHGDELDRIYCGSAVNVDLGRLYQMDIVTMRVFDVLACGGFVLAERSDDLAALFEVGVEVDCYGSLEELERKVAHYLAHPDRAAALAARGREAVLGRHTVQSRVDHMLAVAGCAPPG
- a CDS encoding Sec-independent protein translocase subunit TatA/TatB gives rise to the protein MFGLRMPELLIILGVVVVLFGGSKLPELGKGLGEGMKSFRKAMKEARADDDEEPATKSQKAS
- a CDS encoding Crp/Fnr family transcriptional regulator — translated: MLSISPVNDCNACSLGIASAGRCKLSPTTREAGATLCAQGERPRTVYFIKEGFVSLSAVSPKGAELQLTLRGPTALLCTEALHGEPSPCEVRALSRVKLCGISGDAMSTWVGPERSPARVVLDLLLSESRQQRDEVNFRQGDCLSRVARFALAHARFLADRPNAVRKQVVARLLGMRPETLSRCLTRLEKDGVVDASRGVRVLDARRLAAIAMEDVAA
- the mobB gene encoding molybdopterin-guanine dinucleotide biosynthesis protein B, which encodes MTPLLGFSGPSGAGKTRILSLLLPELSRRGLTVAVLKHTGHPHEFDAPGKDTEVLRRAGAIAAAISGPSGVAYFGPPIQGARALGALLPPADLVLAEGFKSEPMPRVEVHRRAVSRAFLCERDRGVVALVTDEPPPRALPCFGPDDVAGLAAFVERWLAAQRGGDDAALTVREAGRRGGERTRATRGEGYYAEIGREGGKKGGPRGGKKGGAKVRQLVAAGKKRAAREKDRR
- a CDS encoding sensor histidine kinase — its product is MDETLFGELKRYVEWGPDDEEALRRLHAVAVPEFGRISEVFYDRILSHAGARQSLTGGESQVGHLKITLQAWLDRLLAGPWDEAYFELRCRIGRYHVHIALPQHYMFGAMNVIRRELNDVIDRRYLHDPPSLAAARQAAGKVLDLELAIMLHTYREDLLAQAARAERLSTFGQLVGSIGHDLRNPLGVIETSLYILRGRMGEDERAKKHLDRIGDQLGVANGIIGNLLDMIRNRPLARARVALEPVLRAAEESVKRPPGVEVRLDGLEGLPDALGDALQLRQVFVNLLDNAVQAAAPAGSVRVEARAADGAVEVAVEDSGPGVDPNVRRRLFEPLITTREKGNGLGLALVKRIVERHAGTIAYAPRDGAGARFVVTLPTR
- a CDS encoding universal stress protein; the protein is MKRILVGVDGSEASAKAARLAADIAVRFGARLTLVYVVPRMLLPPDAYGLTIAEVEKEHRAYAEKLLGDAVVKLDEPGLDVDSLVMYGAPAESLAEAAVAPDVDLVVVGSRGRGAVARMFLGSVCDRMVHISPKPVLVSH